The following proteins come from a genomic window of Sorghum bicolor cultivar BTx623 chromosome 3, Sorghum_bicolor_NCBIv3, whole genome shotgun sequence:
- the LOC8082387 gene encoding uncharacterized protein LOC8082387 — MGNCAVTQHAVTSWADDGEWDVPSAAEEEEEAAGTSGRKDHGHEAAEVTIRITRKQLQELMEKRAGGLHGLKSRRAAAQLLADVMNAGQVYHHLHHCKAAHWKPKLQSIPEAVES; from the coding sequence ACGTCGTGGGCGGACGACGGCGAGTGGGACGTGCCGTCGGcggccgaggaggaggaggaggccgccggGACCAGCGGGAGGAAGGACCACGGCCACGAAGCGGCGGAGGTGACGATCAGGATCACCAGGAAGCAGCTGCAGGAGCTGATGGAGAAGAGGGCCGGTGGCCTCCACGGCCTCAAGAGCCGCCGGGCCGCCGCGCAGCTGCTGGCGGACGTCATGAACGCCGGCCAGGTCTACCACCATCTCCACCACTGTAAGGCGGCGCACTGGAAGCCCAAGCTGCAGAGCATCCCGGAGGCCGTCGAGTCATGA